taaaaagtttaggaaatacactagaattagtaagataattaaaaaattagaattaaaacttaagaaatttaacaaacttagattattagttaattcaaataaagatttgattgaggAACGTAGGGAACTAGTTTTAGAAGTCAATAGTTGTAGTGAAGAACTCATCTCCAGTAGGCTATTGTATGACAGGCATACTCTTGACCTTAAGTCACAAATCTCACACctacaatctaaattaacaaaaattaccttagattatgaacgtgaaactcacgattacatactaaaatacgatGAGATAGCTAAAGTTGGCAGGGAAAATTTAGAGCGTGTTAGGGCCTTAGCTAATAGCACTCCATGCACTAGGTGTTCTCAGTCTCAGGGACCCCCTTGTGACTTAGAACGGTTAGAACCCTCTCAAATTAGTTTAGGTACTGAGACTTCACTGACCGACTCATCTGACAGTATTCCCTCTTCCTTCATAGATCTTAACACAAAGAACAGAGTAGCTATGTTCTCAGATAAGTTAGGCATTaacttaggacctataataaacaataacttacattgcagttttaaaaataactgttaccctaacctcaaattaaatcaaatagtagatagaattaggaacactcacttagatataaatacaacagtagttttactgataggtgatagtttaggtttagataaaactgatattattgatagtattagcagtttattgcaattagatttaggtaaattaattatctccTCCCCCAAGCCGACTGGTCCTCGTGGGGGAAAAAGACCAAAACCCTCCAACAAGAAACAGCAGCAGAAATCAAGATCATAAAATAtaccataataaaaataataacacaaacaacaataaaaatcagaacaacaatattaaacaacaaaaatgtaaattatttatagcaGCTCTCAACGTACTTACCCTGAAAAATGAAGAAAATCTAACTGAACTAATTTATGCGTTAAAAGACATCAAATGGGATATCATAGGCCTGAGCGAAGTGAGAAGAATGGGTGAAACTATAGCGTCTTACTCAGATTACATACTTTATCACATAGGCGAGACCCCAGGCCAACATGGGGTTggatttattgttaaaaaacatTTGGCAAAGTATGTAGAAGGATTTGTGGGAGTCTCAGAACGTATTGCgattatgaatataaaactacCCCAATATAAAAATTCTTGGTCTATTGTACAGATATATTCACCGACAGAACAGTCGAATCTAGAAACCATAAACGCATTTTACCTGGATTTAAACAAAGCGATCGAGGAGCACAGCCACAAAAATCTTATTGTAATGGGTGACTGTAATGGCCAAATTGGCGATAGGCGCCTCGGAGAAACCAAGATACTAGGACCATTCACATACAGCAACAAAACGAGAAGTAGAAATGGAGAATTTATCACGAACTTTGCACAAAGAAATAATCTCTCTATCTTGAATACAATGTTTAtgagaaagaagaaaaatatgtgGACGTGGATCTCACCAGAtggtaaaacaaaaaaccaaattGATTTCATTATGACCAACAGAAGCAGACACTTCACTAACTTCACcgaaatcaataaattaaattttaacactAACCATAAACTTATCAGAGCGGAACTGGTAGCAAAACCAATGAAAAAACCAAGACCAAAACAAGACCCAACAACTCTAAAGTTTGGGAAATATCAGTTAGAACAAATAACAAACTCTTTGAGAGACCAACTAACTAACTTCAAATCTATCACGCAGGAATTAGGAACACAAGCGAAATATGATTGGTTAGAGAATACCATAAAAAGCAAAACCCAGACACAACTCACTGCAAATACCAAATTTGAACCAAAAAAATGCCTAACAACTAACACCATAAGACTACTAGACGCAAGGAATCACTTAATAAGTGCTAGGGGCATGCAAGACAGAAGGAAACATCTAACAAAAATTAGCAAGGAAATCAAGGACAGCATAAGAAAGGACAGAAAACAaaacagaattaaaataatagaaaaatatataaataggaCTGGAGGAGTCAAAAAAGCATACAAAGAACTGAGCAATTCAATGAATTGGatcgttaaaatgaaaagtCGCAATGGGAAATGGATCCACTACAGAGCAGACATATTGGAAACTGCTGCATCCTACTACAAAGACCTATACAAAAACGACATAAAAGGAAAGGAAATTGTTCTGACAGAAACCTCACATATTCCTACCATCCTTCAAGCTGAAGTAGAGAAAGCTATAGATACCCAAAAGATAGACAAAACACCAGGCCCTGATGGGATAAGCAACGAAATCCTGAAACATAGCAAAGAAGTTTTAGCGCCGGTCCTTACAGACATGTTTAATGATATCGTAGACACTGAAATAATACCTCAGCAATGGACTGAGTCTAATATTATCCTGTTATATAAGAAAGGAGATAAACATGACATCAGAAACTATCGGCCAATCAGTCTCATGTCAAACATATACAAGACATTCGCTAAGATCATCTTAAAGCGGATCGAAAGAACATTAGACGAACACCAACCAATCGAGCAGGCTGGATTTCGTAAAGACTACTCGGTGATAGACCATATTCACGCGGTACGTCAAGTTTTAGAGAAGTACAATGAATACCAGCTAACATACTACATTGCATTCATCGACTACAGCAAAGCATTTGACTCCCTACTACATGACAACATATGGAAGGCTTTAATGGATCAAGGAATTGAACATAAATACATTCGATTAATAAGGAACGTGTATAGACATAGTACAGCCAGAATCCAACTAGAAAGGAAAGGTGATCCATTCAAAGTAGAAAAAGGAGTAAGACAGGGAGATCCACTATCTCCGAAATTATTCTCAGCGGTATTAGAATCAATCTTCAGACAACTCAGTTGGGAAAATTTAGGGATCAATGTAGACGGTACATCGTTGACGAACCTAAGGTTCGCGGATGACATAGTGCTATTCGCCAAAACACCAGAAGACATAAACAAAATGATCGAAGACCTTGCAAAAGAAAGCGAGAAAGTAGGCCTGAAATTGAATCCAGAAAAAACTAGAGTGATGACCAATGGGAATAAAACCACGATACGAGTAAAAAACACTGAAATTAAGTACACAGATGAATATGTATACCTGGGTCAGCTTATAACCCAAAACGAATCTATAACTAAAGAAATAGAGAGAAGAATCGCGAATGGCTGGAATAGATACTGGAGCTTGAAAGAGGCTATGAAAGACAAACAACTTCACATTAAGGTTAAAAGCAAATTGTTCAACACATGTGTATTACCTGTCCTCATGTACGGTTGCCAATCATGGGCGCTAAACCAGAAAATGTCAAGCAAACTTGCGACCTGCCAATACGCTATGGAAAGGAGCATGCTGAACGTCAAGAAATCAGACAAACTGAAAAACCGTGTCATCAGGTACAAAACAAAAGTCATAGATATAACACAGAAAATCCGTAGACTCAAATGGAGGTGGGCAGGCCACTTAATACGAGGCCATGATAAATGGAGTAAGAAAGTTACAAGATGGTATCCTAGAGAAGGCAAGAGAAAGAGAGGCAGACCACAGAAAAGATGGGATGATGAGATCAGGGAAGTGGCAGGAGTAATGTGGAACAGAGTAGCACAGGAAAGAGTAGAATAGAAAAGGTTGGAGGAGGCCTTTGCTGATGGGCAAACGGAtctacagaaaataaaaaagaagcaAATACTAGATTgttaaaaattgtattgtataagTACTGTATAAGAATATTGTTTAAGGTTAAGTAGATCCGAATAAaaggctttattattattattaaatta
Above is a window of Anticarsia gemmatalis isolate Benzon Research Colony breed Stoneville strain chromosome 2, ilAntGemm2 primary, whole genome shotgun sequence DNA encoding:
- the LOC142986144 gene encoding uncharacterized protein LOC142986144 produces the protein MVAAAVTTSSTSPIYDNTYYGSPRHRYELKIIGANPLLLISTMMTRKATAKDTENKLKLALLELKKCKDENSLLLRERVDCEEEIKEVNHKVVSLKGELAELHIENMDLLDQRDRLQQEVNSFGSSALNVLTLKNEENLTELIYALKDIKWDIIGLSEVRRMGETIASYSDYILYHIGETPGQHGIYSPTEQSNLETINAFYLDLNKAIEEHSHKNLIVMGDCNGQIGDRRLGETKILGPFTYSNKTRSRNGEFITNFAQRNNLSILNTMFMRKKKNMWTWISPDGKTKNQIDFIMTNRSRHFTNFTEINKLNFNTNHKLIRAELVAKPMKKPRPKQDPTTLKFGKYQLEQITNSLRDQLTNFKSITQELGTQAKYDWLENTIKSKTQTQLTANTKFEPKKCLTTNTIRLLDARNHLISARGMQDRRKHLTKISKEIKDSIRKDRKQNRIKIIEKYINRTGGVKKAYKELSNSMNWIVKMKSRNGKWIHYRADILETAASYYKDLYKNDIKGKEIVLTETSHIPTILQAEVEKAIDTQKIDKTPGPDGISNEILKHSKEVLAPVLTDMFNDIVDTEIIPQQWTESNIILLYKKGDKHDIRNYRPISLMSNIYKTFAKIILKRIERTLDEHQPIEQAGFRKDYSVIDHIHAVRQVLEKYNEYQLTYYIAFIDYSKAFDSLLHDNIWKALMDQGIEHKYIRLIRNVYRHSTARIQLERKGDPFKVEKGVRQGDPLSPKLFSAVLESIFRQLSWENLGINVDGTSLTNLRFADDIVLFAKTPEDINKMIEDLAKESEKVGLKLNPEKTRVMTNGNKTTIRVKNTEIKYTDEYVYLGQLITQNESITKEIERRIANGWNRYWSLKEAMKDKQLHIKVKSKLFNTCVLPVLMYGCQSWALNQKMSSKLATCQYAMERSMLNVKKSDKLKNRVIRYKTKVIDITQKIRRLKWRWAGHLIRGHDKWSKKVTRWYPREGKRKRGRPQKRWDDEIREVAGVMWNRVAQERVE